One window of the Lemur catta isolate mLemCat1 chromosome 6, mLemCat1.pri, whole genome shotgun sequence genome contains the following:
- the CLEC7A gene encoding C-type lectin domain family 7 member A isoform X5, with the protein MEYRSDVDNLDEDGYTQLRFNSQSITRIPVVSEKGTCAASLPWRLIAAALGILCLIILVIAVVLGTMGVPGIPSSSCPPNWILHEKSCYLFRTSLDTWNSSKRQCSQLSSNLLNIDSSKELISNQKHSYPGKFICQLCMDSHVNHL; encoded by the exons ATGGAATATCGCTCTGATGTAGACAATTTGGATGAAGATGGTTATACTCAATTACGCTTCAACTCTCAAAGCATCACCAGGATACCTGTGGTCTCAgagaaag GAACATGTGCTGCATCTCTTCCTTGGCGTCTCATTGCTGCGGCTTTGGGAATCCTGTGCTTGATAATACTGGTGATAGCTGTGGTCCTGGGTACCATGG GAGTTCCGGGAATTCCTTCCAGCTCCTGTCCCCCTAATTGGATTCTACATGAGAAGAGCTGTTATCTGTTTAGAACATCACTAGATACCTGGAATAGCAGTAAAAGACAATGCTCTCAGCTAAGCTCTAATCTCCTAAATATAGACAGCTCAAAAGAATTG ATTTCAAATCAGAAGCACAGCTACCCAGGAAAATTCATCTGCCAGTTGTGTATGGATTCACATGTCAATCATTTATGA
- the CLEC7A gene encoding C-type lectin domain family 7 member A isoform X1 yields MEYRSDVDNLDEDGYTQLRFNSQSITRIPVVSEKGTCAASLPWRLIAAALGILCLIILVIAVVLGTMAMWRSNSKTNSLENDSFLPRIKENHSHPTQSSLEESVDPTKALETTGVPGIPSSSCPPNWILHEKSCYLFRTSLDTWNSSKRQCSQLSSNLLNIDSSKELEFIIRQVSSQPDYSFWIGLSRPQTEGPWLWEDGSTFSSNLFQIRSTATQENSSASCVWIHMSIIYDQLCSVPSYSICEKKLST; encoded by the exons ATGGAATATCGCTCTGATGTAGACAATTTGGATGAAGATGGTTATACTCAATTACGCTTCAACTCTCAAAGCATCACCAGGATACCTGTGGTCTCAgagaaag GAACATGTGCTGCATCTCTTCCTTGGCGTCTCATTGCTGCGGCTTTGGGAATCCTGTGCTTGATAATACTGGTGATAGCTGTGGTCCTGGGTACCATGG CTATGTGGAGATCCAATTCAAAGACCAACTCATTGGAAAACGACAGCTTTCTACCAAGAATTAAAGAGAACCACAGTCATCCCACACAATCATCTTTAGAAGAGAGTGTGGATCCTACCAAGGCTCTCGAAACCACAG GAGTTCCGGGAATTCCTTCCAGCTCCTGTCCCCCTAATTGGATTCTACATGAGAAGAGCTGTTATCTGTTTAGAACATCACTAGATACCTGGAATAGCAGTAAAAGACAATGCTCTCAGCTAAGCTCTAATCTCCTAAATATAGACAGCTCAAAAGAATTG GAATTTATAATAAGGCAAGTGTCTTCCCAGCCTGATTATTCATTTTGGATAGGGCTTTCTCGCCCTCAGACTGAGGGACCGTGGCTCTGGGAGGACGGATCAACATTCTCTTCTAACTT ATTTCAAATCAGAAGCACAGCTACCCAGGAAAATTCATCTGCCAGTTGTGTATGGATTCACATGTCAATCATTTATGACCAACTTTGTAGTGTGCCTTCATACAGTATTTGTGAGAAGAAGCTTTCAACGTAA
- the CLEC7A gene encoding C-type lectin domain family 7 member A isoform X2 gives MEYRSDVDNLDEDGYTQLRFNSQSITRIPVVSEKGTCAASLPWRLIAAALGILCLIILVIAVVLGTMGVPGIPSSSCPPNWILHEKSCYLFRTSLDTWNSSKRQCSQLSSNLLNIDSSKELEFIIRQVSSQPDYSFWIGLSRPQTEGPWLWEDGSTFSSNLFQIRSTATQENSSASCVWIHMSIIYDQLCSVPSYSICEKKLST, from the exons ATGGAATATCGCTCTGATGTAGACAATTTGGATGAAGATGGTTATACTCAATTACGCTTCAACTCTCAAAGCATCACCAGGATACCTGTGGTCTCAgagaaag GAACATGTGCTGCATCTCTTCCTTGGCGTCTCATTGCTGCGGCTTTGGGAATCCTGTGCTTGATAATACTGGTGATAGCTGTGGTCCTGGGTACCATGG GAGTTCCGGGAATTCCTTCCAGCTCCTGTCCCCCTAATTGGATTCTACATGAGAAGAGCTGTTATCTGTTTAGAACATCACTAGATACCTGGAATAGCAGTAAAAGACAATGCTCTCAGCTAAGCTCTAATCTCCTAAATATAGACAGCTCAAAAGAATTG GAATTTATAATAAGGCAAGTGTCTTCCCAGCCTGATTATTCATTTTGGATAGGGCTTTCTCGCCCTCAGACTGAGGGACCGTGGCTCTGGGAGGACGGATCAACATTCTCTTCTAACTT ATTTCAAATCAGAAGCACAGCTACCCAGGAAAATTCATCTGCCAGTTGTGTATGGATTCACATGTCAATCATTTATGACCAACTTTGTAGTGTGCCTTCATACAGTATTTGTGAGAAGAAGCTTTCAACGTAA
- the CLEC7A gene encoding C-type lectin domain family 7 member A isoform X3: MEYRSDVDNLDEDGYTQLRFNSQSITRIPVVSEKGVPGIPSSSCPPNWILHEKSCYLFRTSLDTWNSSKRQCSQLSSNLLNIDSSKELEFIIRQVSSQPDYSFWIGLSRPQTEGPWLWEDGSTFSSNLFQIRSTATQENSSASCVWIHMSIIYDQLCSVPSYSICEKKLST, encoded by the exons ATGGAATATCGCTCTGATGTAGACAATTTGGATGAAGATGGTTATACTCAATTACGCTTCAACTCTCAAAGCATCACCAGGATACCTGTGGTCTCAgagaaag GAGTTCCGGGAATTCCTTCCAGCTCCTGTCCCCCTAATTGGATTCTACATGAGAAGAGCTGTTATCTGTTTAGAACATCACTAGATACCTGGAATAGCAGTAAAAGACAATGCTCTCAGCTAAGCTCTAATCTCCTAAATATAGACAGCTCAAAAGAATTG GAATTTATAATAAGGCAAGTGTCTTCCCAGCCTGATTATTCATTTTGGATAGGGCTTTCTCGCCCTCAGACTGAGGGACCGTGGCTCTGGGAGGACGGATCAACATTCTCTTCTAACTT ATTTCAAATCAGAAGCACAGCTACCCAGGAAAATTCATCTGCCAGTTGTGTATGGATTCACATGTCAATCATTTATGACCAACTTTGTAGTGTGCCTTCATACAGTATTTGTGAGAAGAAGCTTTCAACGTAA
- the CLEC7A gene encoding C-type lectin domain family 7 member A isoform X4: MEYRSDVDNLDEDGYTQLRFNSQSITRIPVVSEKGTCAASLPWRLIAAALGILCLIILVIAVVLGTMAMWRSNSKTNSLENDSFLPRIKENHSHPTQSSLEESVDPTKALETTGVPGIPSSSCPPNWILHEKSCYLFRTSLDTWNSSKRQCSQLSSNLLNIDSSKELISNQKHSYPGKFICQLCMDSHVNHL, from the exons ATGGAATATCGCTCTGATGTAGACAATTTGGATGAAGATGGTTATACTCAATTACGCTTCAACTCTCAAAGCATCACCAGGATACCTGTGGTCTCAgagaaag GAACATGTGCTGCATCTCTTCCTTGGCGTCTCATTGCTGCGGCTTTGGGAATCCTGTGCTTGATAATACTGGTGATAGCTGTGGTCCTGGGTACCATGG CTATGTGGAGATCCAATTCAAAGACCAACTCATTGGAAAACGACAGCTTTCTACCAAGAATTAAAGAGAACCACAGTCATCCCACACAATCATCTTTAGAAGAGAGTGTGGATCCTACCAAGGCTCTCGAAACCACAG GAGTTCCGGGAATTCCTTCCAGCTCCTGTCCCCCTAATTGGATTCTACATGAGAAGAGCTGTTATCTGTTTAGAACATCACTAGATACCTGGAATAGCAGTAAAAGACAATGCTCTCAGCTAAGCTCTAATCTCCTAAATATAGACAGCTCAAAAGAATTG ATTTCAAATCAGAAGCACAGCTACCCAGGAAAATTCATCTGCCAGTTGTGTATGGATTCACATGTCAATCATTTATGA